From the genome of Malus sylvestris chromosome 6, drMalSylv7.2, whole genome shotgun sequence, one region includes:
- the LOC126626964 gene encoding uncharacterized protein LOC126626964: MSIEPFNKLVKLTARAFYDDIPTKGENQPKTGRSDNRGIAVVVLDALSRRQWVREEDLAKDLKLHSKQLRRTLRFFEEEKLVTRDHRRETAKGAKVHNAAVAATGDGPPVKEGEEKVKMHTHSYCCLDYAQIYDVVRYRLHRLRKKLKDELEDKNTVQEYVCPNCGKRYNALDALQLVSMEDEYFHCESCNGELVAESDKLASQEVVGDGDDNARRRRREKLKDLLQKMEVQLKPLMDQINRVKDLSPPEFGSLQAWEARASAARRAENGESSAMDPSKSSHGMGYGGTPMPFLGDTKVEVDFSGVEGKGKDIKSEADGTSLKVLPPWMIKQGMNLTKEQRGEVKQEQKMDGSASVAAPEFSEDKKFSTENNEKNIQDEYLKAYYAALIKRQQEEEAKKAQETQISDGPSAVSPNRRVGMKSKREDEGEDTVDWEEAPVTGNAENYKVHDLNVEADATADDEDDIDWEEG; this comes from the exons ATGAGCATCGAGCCGTTCAACAA GCTGGTGAAGCTTACTGCGAGGGCGTTTTACGATGACATACCGACGAAAGGGGAGAATCAGCCCAAGACCGGCCGGAGCGATAATCGGGGGATTGCCGTGGTGGTGCTCGATGCTCTATCGAG ACGACAATGGGTAAGGGAAGAAGATTTGGCAAAGGACTTGAAACTGCACTCGAAGCAACTTCGTCGTACTTTGCGATTTTTTGAGGAGGAAAAACTGGTCACCAGAGATCATAGGAGAGAG ACAGCTAAGGGTGCAAAGGTGCACAATGCAGCTGTTGCTGCCACAGGAGATGGTCCACCTGTAAAAGAAGGGGAAGAGAAAGTTAAGATGCACACTCACTCTTACTGCTGTCTGGATTATGCACAG ATATATGATGTGGTAAGGTACAGACTGCACCGTTTGCGGAAAAAACTGAAAGATGAGTTGGAGGACAAGAACACAGTTCAGGAATATGTATGCCCCAACTGTGGGAAAAG ATACAACGCTTTAGATGCGCTGCAACTGGTGTCTATGGAGGATGAGTACTTCCATTGTGAAAGTTGCAATGGAGAACTTGTGGCTGAGAGTGACAAGCTAGCTTCGCAAGAAGTAGTAGGAGATGGAGACGACAATGCAAGGAGGCGGCGACGTGAAAAATTAAAAGACTTGCTTCAAAAGATGGAG GTACAGCTGAAGCCTCTAATGGACCAAATTAATAGAGTTAAAGACTTATCTCCTCCTGAATTTGGAAGTCTCCAAGCTTGGGAAGCGCGAGCAAGTGCTGCTAGACGTGCAGAGAATGGTGAGTCTAGTGCCATGGATCCCTCCAAATCTTCTCATGGGATGGGATACGGTGGAACGCCAATGCCCTTTCTTGGAGATACAAAG GTTGAAGTTGATTTCTCTGGGgttgaaggaaaaggaaaggatATTAAATCTGAAGCTGATGGTACAAGCCTGAAAGTTTTGCCACCTTGGATGATCAAGCAAGGCATGAACCTTACAAAAGAACAACGTGGAGAGGTCAAGCAGGAGCAAAAGATGGATGGCAGTGCAAGTGTAGCAGCTCCAGAGTTCTCAGAAGACAAAAAATTCAGTACCGAAAATAATGAGAAAAATATACAG GATGAGTATTTAAAAGCTTATTATGCTGCTCTAATAAAAAGacagcaagaagaagaagcaaagaaAGCACAGGAAACACAGATCTCCGATGGTCCCTCTGCAGTGTCTCCTAATCGTCGGGTTGGCATGAAGTCAAAGCGCGAGGATGAAGGAGAAGATACTGTAGACTGGGAAGAGGCTCCAGTAACAG GTAATGCAGAAAATTATAAGGTCCATGACTTGAATGTCGAAGCTGATGCTACAGCGGACGATGAGGATGATATAGACTGGGAGGAAGGCTAA
- the LOC126626007 gene encoding transcription initiation factor TFIID subunit 2 isoform X2, producing the protein MAKPRKPKNEDAKPENSGSVVRHQKLCLSIDVDKRRIYGYTELKIVVPEIGIVGLHAENLGIESVSVDGEQTEFEYYPQSNHKDAESERRWSWVTSPNSAADAAGSTYISALERELVPNLLINCCKAFKAGSEPQEQLLGDNEVQQSSGEAKQNVRLVRVDYWVEKAETGIYFHDAILHTDNQIRRARCWFPCIDDNSQSCCYDLEFTVAQNLVAVSTGNLLYQVLSKDDPPRKTYVYRLDVPVSARWISLVVAPFEILPDQQFGLISHMCLPINLSKLRNTVEFFHSAFSCYKDYLAIEFPFGSYKQVFIEPEMAVSSLSSGASMSVFSSQVLFDEKIIDQTIDTRIKLAFALARQWFGVYITPEAPNDEWLLDGLAGFLTDFFIKKHLGNNEARYRRYKANCAVCKADDSGATALSSAASCKDLYGTQCIGIYSKIRSWKSVAILQMLEKQMGPESFRKILQAIVNRAPDKIRSLRSLSTKEFRHFANKVGNLERPFLKEFFPRWVELCGCPLLRMGFSYNKRKNMVELAVLRGCTGGSDSIASAVNANPEPEKRDIDNGWPGMMSIRAHELDGTFDHPVLPMAGETWQLLEIQCHSKLAARRFQKPKKSSKLDGADDNGDATPALDIRSSMESPLLWMRADPEIEYLAEIHFNQPVQMWINQLEKDKDVVAQAQAIATLESLPQLSFSVVNALNNFLIDSKAFWRVRIEAAFALANTASEDTDWAGLLHLVKFYKSRRFDANIGLPKPNDFHDISEYFVLEAIPHAIAMVRAADKKSPREAVEFVLQLLKYNDNNGNPYSDVFWLAALIESVGELEFGQQSILLLSSLLKRIDRLLQFDRLMPSYNGILSVSCIRALTQIALKLLGFVPMDRVFELVKPFRDIKAVWQVRVEASRALLDLEFHCKGIDAALQLFIKYLDEEMSFRGQVKLAMHAMRLCQIRGGSDLTDNIRSETLVALLRLLEGQMAFNNIFLRHHLFCILQILAGRSPTLYGVPRDHKPFHLGDAESFQEQKNIFAAFIPESKYVEPPSEAPNLSHDDLTAPETSRDVFAAPEIFTDGFSIPAPETSRDGFAFPAASKDDLGAPEPTTDGFGAPEPPGGGLGDPEPSGGSLVSKEPSIGGFGAPEPPIGSFDGLTVSEPIKDSLAVLEPFKDSSAVLESFKDADTVSNSHKRKLTVKIRVKSSATTSRAEGDNQTVERSQGGHLETDRGASSSVSVDAPHKNFAEVSLSNQNLEEVNSWHDLGSRMTASIGSAKLASDVDDIGKELQCTADSSKVSALPQPEDPSPSFIQDNRDAEVQKYASLQELSVPRTDINGGSSGMADSLPRGKEKEKKKDKEKKRKRDGHKGHRDNPEYLERKRLKKEKKHKEKEIAKLLNESAKVPSTEVLGVKSATVQLKPVEPGGSNKLAITGAETARPAPSEGATSATPSGTTSATPKFRIKTKIRTLNNNNP; encoded by the exons ATGGCGAAGCCACGAAAGCCCAAGAACGAAGACGCCAAGCCTGAAAACTCAGGGTCCGTCGTCCGCCACCAGAAGCTCTGCCTCTCCATCGACGTCGATAAACGTCGCATTTACGG GTACACTGAGTTGAAGATTGTGGTCCCAGAAATTGGGATTGTAGGGTTACACGCAGAGAATTTGGGGATTGAGAGTGTTTCAGTCGACGGTGAGCAGACCGAGTTCGAATACTACCCGCAGAGTAATCATAAAGATGCGGAGAGCGAGAGGAGATGGAGCTGGGTGACATCGCCGAACTCTGCTGCGGATGCGGCAGGGTCAACATATATATCGGCTCTTGAGAGAGAGCTGGTCCCGAATTTACTGATCAATTGCTGTAAGGCTTTCAAGGCCGGAAGCGAACCGCAGGAGCAATTGCTTGGGGATAATGAGGTGCAGCAGTCTTCTGGAGAAGCCAAGCAG AATGTGAGGTTGGTTCGTGTTGATTATTGGGTAGAAAAAGCAGAGACGGGAATTTATTTTCATGATGCCATTCTACATACTGATAACCAGATACGGCGTGCACGGTGCTGGTTCCCTTGTATAGATGACAATTCACAAAGTTGCTG CTATGATCTGGAGTTCACTGTTGCACAAAATCTTGTGGCTGTTAGCACTGGAAACTTACTATACCAG GTTTTGAGCAAGGATGATCCTCCTCGCAAAACATATGTTTATAGATTAGATGTTCCAGTTAGCGCTCGGTGGATATCTTTGGTGGTTGCGCCTTTTGAAATCCTTCCCGATCAGCAATTTGGTCTAATATCTCACATGTGCTTGCCCATTAATCTGTCGAAGCTTCGGAATACTGTAGAGTTTTTCCATAGTGCATTTAG CTGTTATAAGGATTACCTTGCGATAGAATTTCCTTTTGGGTCATACAAGCAAGTTTTTATTGAGCCCGAGATGGCAGTATCATCATTAAGTTCGGGGGCGTCCATGAGCGTTTTTAGTTCTCAAGTTTTATTTGATGAGAAGATCATTGATCAG ACCATTGACACGAGGATTAAACTTGCGTTTGCTCTTGCAAGACAATGGTTTGGTGTCTATATCACTCCCGAGGCACCTAATGATG AGTGGCTGCTGGACGGTCTTGCTGGATTTTTGAcagatttttttatcaaaaaacaTTTGGGAAATAATGAAGCCCGTTACCGGAGATACAAG GCAAATTGTGCTGTTTGCAAAGCAGATGATAGTGGTGCAACCGCTTTAAGTTCTGCTGCTTCTTGTAAGGATTTGTATGGAACTCAATGCATTGGAATATACAGCAAAATTAGGTCATGGAAATCT GTGGCAATCCTTCAAATGCTGGAAAAGCAGATGGGACCAGAGTCTTTTCGTAAA ATTTTGCAGGCAATAGTTAATAGGGCTCCAGATAAGATCCGTTCTTTAAGATCCCTTAGTACGAAGGAG TTTAGGCATTTTGCTAATAAGGTTGGCAATCTTGAGCGTCCATTTCTTAAAGAATTTTTTCCTCGCTGGGTGGAATTGTGTGGTTGTCCACTGCTGAG GATGGGCTTCTCCTATAACAAGAGGAAGAATATGGTTGAATTGGCAGTGTTACGTGGATGCACAGGCGGATCAGATTCAATTGCTTCAGCAGTTAATGCAAATCCAGAACCTGAAAAGCGAGATATTGACAATGGATGGCCTGGAATGATGAGCATCAGGGCTCACGAACTTGATGGTACGTTTGATCATCCAGTTCTGCCAATGGCTGGAGAAACGTGGCAGCTGCTGGAAATACAATGCCATTCAAAGCTTGCTGCTAGACGCTTTCAGAAGCCTAAAAAGAGTTCAAAACTAGATGGGGCTGATGATAATGGGGATGCTACGCCAGCTCTAGACATTCGGTCTAG TATGGAGTCACCGTTGTTGTGGATGAGGGCAGACCCGGAAATTGAATATCTTGCTGAAATTCATTTCAATCAACCTGTACAGATGTGG ATTAATCAGTTGGAGAAGGACAAAGATGTCGTTGCACAGGCACAAGCAATTGCAACACTGGAGTCTCTACCACAGCTTTCCTTTTCTGTTGTTAACGCTCTGAATAATTTCCTCATTGACTCCAAG GCCTTCTGGAGAGTTCGAATTGAGGCCGCGTTTGCTTTGGCTAATACAGCATCTGAG GATACTGATTGGGCTGGTCTactccatttagtgaaattttaTAAAAGCCGAAGGTTTGATGCAAACATCGGACTCCCCAA GCCAAATGACTTCCATGACATTTCTGAGTACTTTGTTCTTGAG GCCATTCCTCATGCTATTGCTATGGTCAGAGCTGCTGACAAGAAAAGTCCAAGAGAGGCTGTAGAGTTTGTTTTACAACTTTTGAAG TACAATGACAACAATGGGAACCCTTACTCTGATGTCTTCTGGCTTgctgcattaattgagtctgtTGGAGAACTTGAATTTGGGCAACAG AGTATTCTCCTTTTATCGTCTCTTCTGAAGCGCATTGATCGCCTCTTGCAATTTGACAG GTTGATGCCTAGTTACAATGGTATCTTGTCGGTCAGTTGTATTAGGGCCCTGACACAGATTGCCCTAAAACTGTTGGGATTTGTTCCTATG GATCGCGTGTTTGAACTTGTAAAACCTTTTCGGGATATCAAGGCAGTATGGCAAGTTCGGGTTGAAGCAAGCAGAGCACTCCTTGATCTTGAATTCCATTGTAAAGGCATTGATGCAGCTTTGCAACTGTTTATCAAATATTTAGATGAAGAGATGTCCTTCCGAG GGCAGGTGAAGCTGGCCATGCATGCTATGAGGTTATGCCAGATTAGAGGTGGATCTGATCTTACTGACAACATCAGGAGCGAAACTCTTGTGGCTTTGCTTCGTCTACTTGAAGGCCAGATGGCTTTTAATAATATCTTTCTTCGTCATCACTTATTCTGCATCCTACAAATCCTTGCCGGAAG GTCGCCAACACTATATGGAGTGCCAAGAGATCATAAACCATTTCATTTAGGTGATGCGGAAAGCTTCCAAGAGCAGAAAAACATCTTTGCTGCTTTCATTCCAGAAAGTAAATATGTGGAACCACCTTCCGAAGCTCCAAACCTTTCACATGATGATTTAACTGCCCCTGAAACTTCCAGAGATGTTTTCGCTGCTCCAGAAATTTTTACAGATGGGTTTTCTATTCCAGCTCCAGAAACTTCCAGGGACGGGTTTGCCTTTCCAGCTGCTTCCAAGGATGATTTGGGTGCTCCAGAACCTACAACTGATGGTTTTGGTGCTCCAGAACCTCCTGGTGGTGGTTTGGGTGATCCAGAACCTTCTGGTGGCAGTTTGGTCTCTAAAGAACCTTCCATTGGTGGTTTTGGTGCTCCAGAACCTCCGATTGGTAGTTTTGATGGCTTAACGGTTTCAGAACCTATCAAGGATAGCTTGGCAGTTCTGGAACCTTTCAAGGACAGCTCGGCTGTTCTCGAATCTTTCAAGGACGCAGATACCGTTTCTAACAGCCATAAACGGAAGCTGACGGTTAAGATCAGGGTCAAAAGTTCTGCTACTACTAGCAGAGCAGAAGGTGATAATCAAACTGTTGAGAGGTCGCAAGGTGGGCATCTTGAAACTGATCGTGGCGCCAGCAGTTCAGTATCTGTGGATGCTCCGCACAAAAATTTTGCAGAGGTGAGCCTGAGCAATCAAAATCTTGAGGAAGTTAACTCTTGGCATGATCTTGGATCCCGGATGACTGCCAGCATTGGTAGCGCAAAACTTGCTAGCGATGTCGATGATATAGGAAAGGAATTGCAGTGCACTGCCGATTCTAGCAAAGTTTCTGCACTGCCTCAGCCCGAAGATCCATCACCTAGCTTTATCCAAGATAACCGAGATGCAGAAGTACAGAAGTATGCAAGTCTCCAAGAACTTTCAGTTCCTAGGACCGATATTAATGGTGGTTCATCTGGAATGGCGGATTCTCTTCCTCGCgggaaagaaaaggagaaaaagaaagacaaggaaaagaaaCGAAAGCGGGATGGCCACAAGGGCCACCGAGATAATCCCGAGTATTTGGAGCGGAAGCGCCTAAAGAAGGAGAAAAagcacaaggagaaagaaatagCGAAGTTGTTGAACGAGAGCGCCAAAGTACCATCGACGGAGGTACTTGGAGTGAAGTCGGCAACTGTGCAACTCAAACCGGTCGAGCCTGGCGGTTCCAACAAATTGGCGATCACAGGGGCTGAAACCGCCAGGCCTGCGCCATCCGAAGGCGCCACTTCCGCTACTCCTTCCGGTACAACTTCCGCTACTCCGAAGTTTCGTATCAAGACAAAGATCCGAACACTGAACAATAACAATCCATGA
- the LOC126626007 gene encoding transcription initiation factor TFIID subunit 2 isoform X1: MAKPRKPKNEDAKPENSGSVVRHQKLCLSIDVDKRRIYGYTELKIVVPEIGIVGLHAENLGIESVSVDGEQTEFEYYPQSNHKDAESERRWSWVTSPNSAADAAGSTYISALERELVPNLLINCCKAFKAGSEPQEQLLGDNEVQQSSGEAKQNVRLVRVDYWVEKAETGIYFHDAILHTDNQIRRARCWFPCIDDNSQSCCYDLEFTVAQNLVAVSTGNLLYQVLSKDDPPRKTYVYRLDVPVSARWISLVVAPFEILPDQQFGLISHMCLPINLSKLRNTVEFFHSAFSCYKDYLAIEFPFGSYKQVFIEPEMAVSSLSSGASMSVFSSQVLFDEKIIDQTIDTRIKLAFALARQWFGVYITPEAPNDEWLLDGLAGFLTDFFIKKHLGNNEARYRRYKLQANCAVCKADDSGATALSSAASCKDLYGTQCIGIYSKIRSWKSVAILQMLEKQMGPESFRKILQAIVNRAPDKIRSLRSLSTKEFRHFANKVGNLERPFLKEFFPRWVELCGCPLLRMGFSYNKRKNMVELAVLRGCTGGSDSIASAVNANPEPEKRDIDNGWPGMMSIRAHELDGTFDHPVLPMAGETWQLLEIQCHSKLAARRFQKPKKSSKLDGADDNGDATPALDIRSSMESPLLWMRADPEIEYLAEIHFNQPVQMWINQLEKDKDVVAQAQAIATLESLPQLSFSVVNALNNFLIDSKAFWRVRIEAAFALANTASEDTDWAGLLHLVKFYKSRRFDANIGLPKPNDFHDISEYFVLEAIPHAIAMVRAADKKSPREAVEFVLQLLKYNDNNGNPYSDVFWLAALIESVGELEFGQQSILLLSSLLKRIDRLLQFDRLMPSYNGILSVSCIRALTQIALKLLGFVPMDRVFELVKPFRDIKAVWQVRVEASRALLDLEFHCKGIDAALQLFIKYLDEEMSFRGQVKLAMHAMRLCQIRGGSDLTDNIRSETLVALLRLLEGQMAFNNIFLRHHLFCILQILAGRSPTLYGVPRDHKPFHLGDAESFQEQKNIFAAFIPESKYVEPPSEAPNLSHDDLTAPETSRDVFAAPEIFTDGFSIPAPETSRDGFAFPAASKDDLGAPEPTTDGFGAPEPPGGGLGDPEPSGGSLVSKEPSIGGFGAPEPPIGSFDGLTVSEPIKDSLAVLEPFKDSSAVLESFKDADTVSNSHKRKLTVKIRVKSSATTSRAEGDNQTVERSQGGHLETDRGASSSVSVDAPHKNFAEVSLSNQNLEEVNSWHDLGSRMTASIGSAKLASDVDDIGKELQCTADSSKVSALPQPEDPSPSFIQDNRDAEVQKYASLQELSVPRTDINGGSSGMADSLPRGKEKEKKKDKEKKRKRDGHKGHRDNPEYLERKRLKKEKKHKEKEIAKLLNESAKVPSTEVLGVKSATVQLKPVEPGGSNKLAITGAETARPAPSEGATSATPSGTTSATPKFRIKTKIRTLNNNNP; this comes from the exons ATGGCGAAGCCACGAAAGCCCAAGAACGAAGACGCCAAGCCTGAAAACTCAGGGTCCGTCGTCCGCCACCAGAAGCTCTGCCTCTCCATCGACGTCGATAAACGTCGCATTTACGG GTACACTGAGTTGAAGATTGTGGTCCCAGAAATTGGGATTGTAGGGTTACACGCAGAGAATTTGGGGATTGAGAGTGTTTCAGTCGACGGTGAGCAGACCGAGTTCGAATACTACCCGCAGAGTAATCATAAAGATGCGGAGAGCGAGAGGAGATGGAGCTGGGTGACATCGCCGAACTCTGCTGCGGATGCGGCAGGGTCAACATATATATCGGCTCTTGAGAGAGAGCTGGTCCCGAATTTACTGATCAATTGCTGTAAGGCTTTCAAGGCCGGAAGCGAACCGCAGGAGCAATTGCTTGGGGATAATGAGGTGCAGCAGTCTTCTGGAGAAGCCAAGCAG AATGTGAGGTTGGTTCGTGTTGATTATTGGGTAGAAAAAGCAGAGACGGGAATTTATTTTCATGATGCCATTCTACATACTGATAACCAGATACGGCGTGCACGGTGCTGGTTCCCTTGTATAGATGACAATTCACAAAGTTGCTG CTATGATCTGGAGTTCACTGTTGCACAAAATCTTGTGGCTGTTAGCACTGGAAACTTACTATACCAG GTTTTGAGCAAGGATGATCCTCCTCGCAAAACATATGTTTATAGATTAGATGTTCCAGTTAGCGCTCGGTGGATATCTTTGGTGGTTGCGCCTTTTGAAATCCTTCCCGATCAGCAATTTGGTCTAATATCTCACATGTGCTTGCCCATTAATCTGTCGAAGCTTCGGAATACTGTAGAGTTTTTCCATAGTGCATTTAG CTGTTATAAGGATTACCTTGCGATAGAATTTCCTTTTGGGTCATACAAGCAAGTTTTTATTGAGCCCGAGATGGCAGTATCATCATTAAGTTCGGGGGCGTCCATGAGCGTTTTTAGTTCTCAAGTTTTATTTGATGAGAAGATCATTGATCAG ACCATTGACACGAGGATTAAACTTGCGTTTGCTCTTGCAAGACAATGGTTTGGTGTCTATATCACTCCCGAGGCACCTAATGATG AGTGGCTGCTGGACGGTCTTGCTGGATTTTTGAcagatttttttatcaaaaaacaTTTGGGAAATAATGAAGCCCGTTACCGGAGATACAAG TTGCAGGCAAATTGTGCTGTTTGCAAAGCAGATGATAGTGGTGCAACCGCTTTAAGTTCTGCTGCTTCTTGTAAGGATTTGTATGGAACTCAATGCATTGGAATATACAGCAAAATTAGGTCATGGAAATCT GTGGCAATCCTTCAAATGCTGGAAAAGCAGATGGGACCAGAGTCTTTTCGTAAA ATTTTGCAGGCAATAGTTAATAGGGCTCCAGATAAGATCCGTTCTTTAAGATCCCTTAGTACGAAGGAG TTTAGGCATTTTGCTAATAAGGTTGGCAATCTTGAGCGTCCATTTCTTAAAGAATTTTTTCCTCGCTGGGTGGAATTGTGTGGTTGTCCACTGCTGAG GATGGGCTTCTCCTATAACAAGAGGAAGAATATGGTTGAATTGGCAGTGTTACGTGGATGCACAGGCGGATCAGATTCAATTGCTTCAGCAGTTAATGCAAATCCAGAACCTGAAAAGCGAGATATTGACAATGGATGGCCTGGAATGATGAGCATCAGGGCTCACGAACTTGATGGTACGTTTGATCATCCAGTTCTGCCAATGGCTGGAGAAACGTGGCAGCTGCTGGAAATACAATGCCATTCAAAGCTTGCTGCTAGACGCTTTCAGAAGCCTAAAAAGAGTTCAAAACTAGATGGGGCTGATGATAATGGGGATGCTACGCCAGCTCTAGACATTCGGTCTAG TATGGAGTCACCGTTGTTGTGGATGAGGGCAGACCCGGAAATTGAATATCTTGCTGAAATTCATTTCAATCAACCTGTACAGATGTGG ATTAATCAGTTGGAGAAGGACAAAGATGTCGTTGCACAGGCACAAGCAATTGCAACACTGGAGTCTCTACCACAGCTTTCCTTTTCTGTTGTTAACGCTCTGAATAATTTCCTCATTGACTCCAAG GCCTTCTGGAGAGTTCGAATTGAGGCCGCGTTTGCTTTGGCTAATACAGCATCTGAG GATACTGATTGGGCTGGTCTactccatttagtgaaattttaTAAAAGCCGAAGGTTTGATGCAAACATCGGACTCCCCAA GCCAAATGACTTCCATGACATTTCTGAGTACTTTGTTCTTGAG GCCATTCCTCATGCTATTGCTATGGTCAGAGCTGCTGACAAGAAAAGTCCAAGAGAGGCTGTAGAGTTTGTTTTACAACTTTTGAAG TACAATGACAACAATGGGAACCCTTACTCTGATGTCTTCTGGCTTgctgcattaattgagtctgtTGGAGAACTTGAATTTGGGCAACAG AGTATTCTCCTTTTATCGTCTCTTCTGAAGCGCATTGATCGCCTCTTGCAATTTGACAG GTTGATGCCTAGTTACAATGGTATCTTGTCGGTCAGTTGTATTAGGGCCCTGACACAGATTGCCCTAAAACTGTTGGGATTTGTTCCTATG GATCGCGTGTTTGAACTTGTAAAACCTTTTCGGGATATCAAGGCAGTATGGCAAGTTCGGGTTGAAGCAAGCAGAGCACTCCTTGATCTTGAATTCCATTGTAAAGGCATTGATGCAGCTTTGCAACTGTTTATCAAATATTTAGATGAAGAGATGTCCTTCCGAG GGCAGGTGAAGCTGGCCATGCATGCTATGAGGTTATGCCAGATTAGAGGTGGATCTGATCTTACTGACAACATCAGGAGCGAAACTCTTGTGGCTTTGCTTCGTCTACTTGAAGGCCAGATGGCTTTTAATAATATCTTTCTTCGTCATCACTTATTCTGCATCCTACAAATCCTTGCCGGAAG GTCGCCAACACTATATGGAGTGCCAAGAGATCATAAACCATTTCATTTAGGTGATGCGGAAAGCTTCCAAGAGCAGAAAAACATCTTTGCTGCTTTCATTCCAGAAAGTAAATATGTGGAACCACCTTCCGAAGCTCCAAACCTTTCACATGATGATTTAACTGCCCCTGAAACTTCCAGAGATGTTTTCGCTGCTCCAGAAATTTTTACAGATGGGTTTTCTATTCCAGCTCCAGAAACTTCCAGGGACGGGTTTGCCTTTCCAGCTGCTTCCAAGGATGATTTGGGTGCTCCAGAACCTACAACTGATGGTTTTGGTGCTCCAGAACCTCCTGGTGGTGGTTTGGGTGATCCAGAACCTTCTGGTGGCAGTTTGGTCTCTAAAGAACCTTCCATTGGTGGTTTTGGTGCTCCAGAACCTCCGATTGGTAGTTTTGATGGCTTAACGGTTTCAGAACCTATCAAGGATAGCTTGGCAGTTCTGGAACCTTTCAAGGACAGCTCGGCTGTTCTCGAATCTTTCAAGGACGCAGATACCGTTTCTAACAGCCATAAACGGAAGCTGACGGTTAAGATCAGGGTCAAAAGTTCTGCTACTACTAGCAGAGCAGAAGGTGATAATCAAACTGTTGAGAGGTCGCAAGGTGGGCATCTTGAAACTGATCGTGGCGCCAGCAGTTCAGTATCTGTGGATGCTCCGCACAAAAATTTTGCAGAGGTGAGCCTGAGCAATCAAAATCTTGAGGAAGTTAACTCTTGGCATGATCTTGGATCCCGGATGACTGCCAGCATTGGTAGCGCAAAACTTGCTAGCGATGTCGATGATATAGGAAAGGAATTGCAGTGCACTGCCGATTCTAGCAAAGTTTCTGCACTGCCTCAGCCCGAAGATCCATCACCTAGCTTTATCCAAGATAACCGAGATGCAGAAGTACAGAAGTATGCAAGTCTCCAAGAACTTTCAGTTCCTAGGACCGATATTAATGGTGGTTCATCTGGAATGGCGGATTCTCTTCCTCGCgggaaagaaaaggagaaaaagaaagacaaggaaaagaaaCGAAAGCGGGATGGCCACAAGGGCCACCGAGATAATCCCGAGTATTTGGAGCGGAAGCGCCTAAAGAAGGAGAAAAagcacaaggagaaagaaatagCGAAGTTGTTGAACGAGAGCGCCAAAGTACCATCGACGGAGGTACTTGGAGTGAAGTCGGCAACTGTGCAACTCAAACCGGTCGAGCCTGGCGGTTCCAACAAATTGGCGATCACAGGGGCTGAAACCGCCAGGCCTGCGCCATCCGAAGGCGCCACTTCCGCTACTCCTTCCGGTACAACTTCCGCTACTCCGAAGTTTCGTATCAAGACAAAGATCCGAACACTGAACAATAACAATCCATGA